The Methanobrevibacter millerae genome window below encodes:
- a CDS encoding pyridoxamine 5'-phosphate oxidase family protein, which yields MSDIQKVDDFITEAGVFFLASVDGDQPKCRPLGFHMIVEDKIYFGVGTFKEVWKQMQENPKIEIVALSPEKDKFLRYYGTATADDNPELVEKTFEIMPEIGAAYKENGWEMGMFYLDDATAEFRNMFAVEETLKFKY from the coding sequence ATGTCAGACATTCAAAAAGTAGATGATTTCATAACTGAAGCAGGAGTATTCTTCCTTGCCAGCGTAGATGGCGACCAGCCAAAATGCAGACCATTAGGTTTCCACATGATTGTTGAAGACAAAATATACTTTGGAGTAGGAACATTCAAAGAAGTCTGGAAACAGATGCAGGAAAATCCTAAAATAGAAATTGTAGCATTAAGCCCTGAAAAAGATAAATTCCTAAGATATTACGGAACTGCAACAGCAGACGACAACCCAGAACTTGTCGAAAAGACCTTTGAAATAATGCCCGAAATCGGTGCGGCCTACAAAGAAAACGGCTGGGAAATGGGAATGTTCTATCTGGATGATGCTACAGCAGAATTCAGAAACATGTTCGCAGTCGAAGAAACATTAAAATTTAAATATTAA
- a CDS encoding sodium:solute symporter family protein translates to MDVMILAIVFIIYIFALVFVGYYAYKKTKSSEDFMIAGKDTHPFIMAMSYGATFISTAAIVGFGGVAGEYGMSVLWLAFLNIIIGVFIAFVFLGKRTRRMGHALGSLTFPEFLGKRFDSKFIHYFSGLIIFCAMPLYAAVVLIGAARFLESSLLIDFSIALLILSIIITFYVLFGGIRGVMYTDALQGTIMVVAMVFLLVFVYWLLGGIDTANSALSGMVNLYPADAIATGGTGWTSFPTLGTPFWWSLVSSTLIGVGIGVLAQPSLIVRFMTVKSDKELNRSVLIGGIFIAIMPTTAYIVGSLSNVYFYNTLGKIAVDVVGGNIDKIIPTFITSALPEWFVYIFLLSLIAAAMSTISSQLHTQGTAFGVDIYGTIRNKTKQKMDQVTISRVGILLAIILALVMAFSLPGSVVALGTSLFFEICAAAFLPVFLGALYWKGTTRLGAIAGIVSGTIVSLFWLIFVFAKTAKGLGICMALLGTETILPAAPWPFIDVMLIAVPVSALFTIVVSLLTKPPAEEVINEAFKDIDNKGSEA, encoded by the coding sequence ATGGACGTAATGATTTTAGCTATTGTATTTATAATCTACATATTTGCACTGGTTTTTGTAGGTTATTATGCATACAAGAAAACTAAATCCTCTGAAGACTTTATGATAGCTGGTAAGGATACGCATCCATTTATCATGGCAATGAGTTATGGAGCTACTTTCATTTCAACGGCAGCTATCGTAGGTTTCGGCGGAGTTGCAGGTGAATATGGTATGAGTGTCTTATGGCTGGCATTTTTGAACATCATTATCGGAGTATTCATCGCATTTGTATTTTTAGGAAAAAGAACTCGTAGAATGGGTCACGCCTTGGGCTCCTTGACATTTCCGGAGTTTCTGGGCAAAAGATTTGACTCCAAATTTATTCATTATTTCTCAGGATTAATCATTTTCTGTGCAATGCCTTTATATGCTGCGGTTGTATTAATCGGAGCTGCAAGATTTTTGGAATCTTCACTGTTAATTGATTTCAGCATTGCGCTTTTAATCTTATCAATAATTATCACGTTTTACGTGCTGTTCGGAGGAATCCGTGGTGTAATGTATACCGACGCATTGCAGGGTACCATTATGGTTGTAGCTATGGTATTCTTGCTTGTGTTCGTATATTGGCTGCTTGGCGGTATTGATACTGCAAATTCAGCACTTTCTGGTATGGTTAATCTGTATCCTGCAGATGCCATAGCGACAGGGGGAACGGGATGGACGAGCTTCCCAACGTTGGGAACGCCATTCTGGTGGTCTTTAGTATCATCAACCCTTATCGGAGTGGGTATCGGTGTGCTGGCACAGCCTTCATTGATTGTAAGGTTCATGACCGTAAAATCCGATAAGGAACTTAACAGGTCAGTATTGATTGGTGGTATATTCATCGCAATCATGCCTACAACCGCCTATATCGTAGGATCCCTTTCAAACGTCTATTTCTACAATACGTTAGGAAAGATTGCAGTTGATGTCGTCGGAGGAAACATCGACAAGATTATTCCGACATTCATTACCTCAGCATTGCCTGAATGGTTCGTATACATCTTTTTATTATCATTGATTGCAGCAGCAATGTCTACGATATCCTCCCAGCTCCATACGCAGGGAACAGCATTCGGTGTGGACATCTACGGTACAATCAGGAATAAAACCAAACAGAAAATGGATCAGGTCACGATTTCAAGAGTCGGTATCCTACTAGCTATCATACTGGCATTGGTTATGGCTTTTTCACTTCCGGGAAGTGTGGTTGCGCTCGGAACAAGCCTCTTCTTTGAAATCTGTGCTGCAGCCTTCCTGCCGGTATTTTTAGGTGCTCTTTACTGGAAAGGAACTACAAGACTTGGAGCTATTGCAGGAATTGTATCCGGAACCATTGTAAGCCTGTTCTGGTTAATATTCGTATTTGCAAAAACCGCAAAGGGTCTCGGAATATGTATGGCATTACTGGGCACTGAAACAATCCTACCTGCTGCACCATGGCCGTTCATTGACGTTATGCTGATTGCAGTTCCTGTATCCGCATTATTTACTATTGTCGTAAGTTTACTTACCAAACCTCCTGCAGAGGAAGTCATTAACGAAGCATTCAAGGACATTGACAATAAGGGGAGTGAAGCATAA
- the modA gene encoding molybdate ABC transporter substrate-binding protein, translated as MKSTKKLLFAAILALVVIVGVGTCSAGLFDFLGGGSNSTATNSSLNGQEVDLAAAASLKNAFDKDLIPMFEKQYPGVKVVPTYASSGDLQSQIENGLKADVFMSAANKQMNALINESLVDNKTNVQLLENKVVLIVPKDSTANISSFDDLKNVNGTIAIGDPESVPAGQYAKEALTNLGIWDAIQGKLSLGTDVTAVLNQVAQGSADCGIVYSTDAKSNDGVKVVCEAPDGALKTPVIYPVAMVNGSEHPDAAQAFLDFLQTKEAKDVFVQYGFTIHA; from the coding sequence ATGAAATCTACAAAAAAATTGTTATTCGCCGCTATTTTGGCGTTAGTAGTAATTGTTGGTGTAGGTACCTGTTCCGCAGGTTTATTTGACTTCCTTGGCGGTGGCTCTAACAGCACTGCTACCAACAGTAGCTTAAATGGACAAGAAGTTGATCTGGCTGCTGCAGCTAGTTTAAAAAATGCATTTGATAAAGATTTAATTCCAATGTTTGAAAAACAATATCCTGGAGTAAAAGTTGTTCCTACTTATGCTTCAAGTGGAGATTTGCAATCTCAGATTGAAAACGGTTTAAAAGCAGATGTATTCATGTCTGCTGCTAATAAACAGATGAATGCTTTGATTAATGAAAGTTTGGTTGATAACAAGACTAACGTTCAATTATTAGAAAACAAAGTTGTATTGATTGTGCCTAAAGACTCAACCGCCAACATATCTTCATTTGATGACTTGAAAAATGTAAACGGCACTATTGCTATTGGTGATCCCGAATCCGTACCTGCAGGTCAATACGCTAAAGAAGCGCTAACCAACCTTGGCATTTGGGATGCAATTCAAGGAAAATTGTCTCTTGGTACTGATGTAACTGCTGTATTGAACCAAGTGGCTCAAGGATCCGCTGATTGTGGTATTGTATACTCCACTGATGCAAAATCCAATGATGGTGTTAAAGTAGTTTGTGAAGCTCCTGATGGTGCTTTAAAAACTCCTGTAATCTATCCTGTAGCTATGGTAAACGGTTCAGAACATCCTGATGCTGCACAAGCATTCCTGGACTTCCTGCAAACAAAAGAAGCTAAGGATGTTTTCGTCCAATACGGCTTTACCATTCATGCATAA
- a CDS encoding amino acid-binding protein has product MAIQISVFIENKEGRIRKAIDTLAKAGINIRALSVADTSKYGILRLIVSDNEKATKALEKDGFIVKENEVIVVTVPDEPNGLNSTLTVLDDADINIEYIYAFVGNEPGEAIVAIKVEDTQKAIEVFEKNNAKILKKEDIEKI; this is encoded by the coding sequence ATGGCAATTCAAATTTCAGTATTTATCGAAAACAAGGAAGGAAGAATAAGAAAAGCTATCGATACGTTGGCAAAAGCCGGCATTAACATACGCGCATTATCCGTTGCGGACACATCAAAATACGGAATTCTAAGATTGATAGTGTCCGATAACGAAAAAGCAACAAAGGCACTTGAAAAAGACGGATTTATCGTTAAGGAAAACGAAGTTATTGTAGTGACCGTTCCGGACGAACCAAACGGACTGAACTCAACTCTGACAGTATTGGATGACGCCGACATCAATATAGAATACATTTACGCATTTGTAGGCAACGAGCCTGGCGAAGCAATTGTTGCCATAAAAGTAGAAGATACTCAAAAGGCAATTGAAGTGTTTGAAAAAAATAATGCGAAAATACTTAAAAAAGAAGATATAGAAAAGATTTAA
- the iorA gene encoding indolepyruvate ferredoxin oxidoreductase subunit alpha — translation MNLKELVTGKSGEKGFLLGNEAAVRGVIEAGVSIAATYPGTPSSEIGNILSVLAKDANIYFEFSTNEKVAMEVAATAAASGLRSFTFMKHVGMNVASDSFMTTAYTGVNGGMVILVADDPSLFSSQNEQDTRNYARLANVPVFEPSNCQEVKDMVKYAFEVSQEYKLPVIVRTTTRVSHMRGVVEFGDVNDNSSNNDNHWKRGHFDKDPSKYVPVPVFAGKMHERLCDKISKINDLTNKSEFNRITSFSDEKKYGVISSGSAFNYAFDVIKYNDLDMDILKIAFSYPFPDKKVIEFLNDLDEVFIVEEVDPIMEKEVLALIGRENLNVTVHGKLDGTLPECYEFNSDIVAEGFDKVLDFLNKDEITFTDSLNGLAEKIPSRAPVLCAGCPHRAMYYGINIAIAELGLKTSDVVFASDIGCYTLGINPPYNAADYLLSMGSSVGDGCGFSVSTDQKVASFIGDSTFFHSGISPLINAVHNKHNFVLTVLDNRITAMTGGQPNPGIPVDGMGDEAPEISIRKLALACGVDYVRVINPFNLDQVVKTYKEAFERDDTAVIISKAPCTLIKGLTKKPPVKLVESNCNHCDKCVSELACPAISKMDGKIQIDESMCDGCGVCIQVCKYGALEVGK, via the coding sequence ATGAATCTAAAAGAATTAGTTACTGGAAAGTCTGGTGAAAAAGGGTTTTTGCTAGGTAATGAAGCGGCGGTAAGAGGCGTAATAGAGGCAGGTGTCTCCATAGCTGCAACATACCCTGGAACTCCTTCATCAGAGATTGGAAATATATTATCTGTCCTTGCTAAGGATGCAAACATTTATTTTGAATTTTCAACCAATGAAAAGGTCGCAATGGAGGTTGCAGCAACGGCTGCCGCTTCAGGACTTCGTTCATTTACTTTCATGAAGCATGTCGGCATGAATGTGGCCAGCGACTCATTCATGACAACCGCATATACCGGCGTAAATGGAGGAATGGTTATACTGGTCGCTGACGATCCTTCACTCTTTTCATCACAGAATGAGCAGGATACGCGTAATTATGCACGCCTGGCTAACGTTCCCGTTTTTGAACCTTCAAACTGTCAGGAAGTAAAGGACATGGTCAAATATGCCTTTGAAGTTTCACAAGAGTATAAACTGCCTGTCATCGTTAGAACAACCACTCGTGTATCCCACATGAGGGGCGTTGTGGAATTCGGTGACGTTAATGACAACTCATCAAATAACGATAATCACTGGAAGAGAGGACATTTTGACAAAGACCCTTCAAAATACGTGCCTGTTCCCGTCTTTGCAGGCAAGATGCATGAAAGGCTGTGCGATAAAATTTCTAAAATAAATGATTTAACGAACAAATCAGAATTTAATAGGATTACTTCATTTTCAGATGAAAAGAAATACGGTGTGATTTCATCCGGAAGCGCATTCAACTATGCCTTTGATGTCATAAAATACAATGACTTGGACATGGACATTTTAAAAATCGCATTTTCATATCCATTCCCTGATAAAAAAGTCATTGAATTTTTAAATGACTTGGATGAGGTTTTCATCGTTGAAGAGGTCGACCCTATAATGGAAAAAGAGGTGCTGGCTTTAATCGGGCGTGAAAACTTAAACGTTACCGTTCACGGAAAACTGGACGGAACATTGCCTGAATGCTATGAATTCAACTCAGACATTGTTGCCGAAGGCTTTGATAAGGTATTGGACTTCCTTAATAAAGATGAAATTACCTTTACTGACAGCTTAAATGGATTGGCAGAAAAGATACCTTCAAGGGCTCCCGTATTGTGTGCTGGATGTCCTCACAGGGCAATGTATTACGGAATAAACATAGCTATCGCAGAATTAGGCTTAAAGACTTCAGACGTTGTATTCGCATCAGATATCGGATGCTATACTTTAGGTATCAATCCGCCGTACAATGCTGCCGATTATCTATTGTCAATGGGTTCAAGCGTTGGGGACGGCTGCGGATTTTCAGTTTCCACAGACCAGAAAGTGGCAAGCTTCATCGGTGATTCAACGTTTTTCCACAGCGGAATTTCTCCATTGATTAATGCAGTTCACAATAAGCATAATTTCGTATTAACTGTTCTTGACAACAGGATTACGGCCATGACGGGCGGTCAGCCGAATCCGGGCATTCCAGTTGACGGAATGGGCGATGAAGCCCCTGAAATATCAATCCGTAAGTTGGCATTGGCCTGCGGAGTTGATTATGTGCGCGTTATCAATCCGTTCAACCTGGACCAGGTTGTCAAAACATATAAGGAAGCATTTGAACGTGATGACACTGCAGTAATCATTTCAAAAGCTCCATGTACATTAATTAAGGGACTGACCAAAAAGCCTCCGGTTAAACTGGTTGAATCAAACTGCAATCACTGTGATAAATGCGTAAGCGAACTTGCATGTCCTGCAATTTCAAAAATGGACGGCAAAATCCAAATTGATGAGTCAATGTGTGACGGATGCGGAGTATGTATTCAGGTCTGTAAATATGGTGCACTGGAGGTGGGAAAATGA
- a CDS encoding MFS transporter, producing the protein MNADENEKIFTKSFFLIFGALLFTALVMYALMSTVTEHATAMGSTATIAGLVSGIYVFGGLCSRIYSGNALDRVGWRKIALTFMSIHFFACFLYFFVNDVTFLLIVRFIHGIGFGASANAIVTIASAILPKKRFGEAFGYFMLGTTIAVGLGPYIGGFLYDNFSSFGCFAAATLFCGIALVCMSLIDINKYDPSKNNPNNNKSEKDSYSLIEKVFEIKAIPVSLFTALTALGYVSILSFYRLYAAEINLTQAFSWFFIIYSICLVLTRPLAGKIQDNHGDMIICVTGIIAQSAGIFLIAIAPSYVTIFICAICLSLGFGTLNSACTTIVTRNSSETRRPYALSTFFIFCDATIGFGPALLGMFVSASTGYAPLYYVASFITLLALPICIYALRK; encoded by the coding sequence ATGAACGCTGATGAAAACGAAAAGATATTTACAAAATCCTTTTTCTTAATATTCGGGGCGTTATTGTTCACTGCTCTGGTAATGTATGCGCTCATGTCAACGGTAACTGAGCATGCTACAGCCATGGGCTCCACAGCCACCATTGCAGGGCTTGTATCTGGAATATATGTATTTGGCGGGTTATGCTCAAGAATATACTCCGGAAATGCTTTGGACAGGGTAGGCTGGAGAAAAATCGCCCTTACTTTCATGAGCATTCACTTTTTTGCCTGTTTTTTATATTTCTTTGTAAATGACGTGACTTTTCTTTTGATTGTCCGCTTCATACATGGTATCGGCTTCGGCGCATCGGCAAATGCAATCGTTACAATAGCTTCAGCAATACTTCCCAAAAAACGATTCGGTGAAGCTTTCGGCTACTTTATGCTCGGAACAACGATAGCTGTCGGTCTGGGGCCCTATATCGGAGGATTCCTTTATGACAATTTCTCATCTTTCGGCTGTTTTGCGGCCGCAACCCTTTTTTGCGGAATCGCCCTTGTCTGCATGTCATTAATTGATATCAACAAGTATGATCCGAGCAAGAACAATCCGAATAATAATAAATCTGAAAAGGACAGCTATTCATTAATTGAAAAGGTCTTTGAGATAAAGGCTATTCCGGTTTCCCTTTTTACTGCATTGACAGCTTTAGGATATGTTTCAATTCTCTCATTTTACAGGCTCTATGCCGCTGAAATCAACTTGACTCAGGCATTTTCCTGGTTCTTTATAATATATTCAATCTGTCTTGTATTGACAAGACCTCTTGCAGGCAAAATCCAGGACAATCATGGAGACATGATAATCTGCGTAACAGGAATCATCGCACAAAGTGCAGGTATTTTTCTAATAGCTATTGCACCTTCATATGTCACGATATTCATCTGCGCAATATGTCTTTCATTGGGTTTCGGTACGTTGAATTCTGCCTGCACTACAATCGTAACGAGAAATTCCTCAGAAACCAGACGCCCATATGCCCTTTCAACCTTCTTTATTTTCTGTGACGCCACAATAGGCTTTGGGCCTGCATTACTGGGCATGTTCGTTTCCGCATCAACGGGATATGCTCCGTTATATTACGTGGCTTCATTCATCACGCTGCTTGCCCTACCGATTTGTATTTATGCATTGAGAAAGTAA
- a CDS encoding carboxymuconolactone decarboxylase family protein, with amino-acid sequence MKLRKNDPDFFEIFNSFNNREILEYVSISKRTRFIITLATLIANTSKEKYAIAVRDALEVMSPIEIKEVLYQSVAYVGIGKTFELFEVTNDVLAKNGVELPLKSISTVNKENRHEKGLEIQKRYFGDEVIQSMIDNAPEGQERFNDFLSGYCFGDFYTRDALDDKDREMITFCVLATLGGCENQLRAHVAANLNVGNDKEVLIDALTILLPYIGFPRTLNALAIINEY; translated from the coding sequence TTGAAGTTAAGAAAAAACGATCCTGATTTTTTTGAAATTTTCAACAGTTTCAACAACAGAGAAATTCTGGAATACGTATCAATATCAAAAAGGACCAGATTCATAATCACTCTGGCCACATTGATTGCCAACACGTCTAAAGAGAAATATGCAATTGCAGTTCGTGACGCACTTGAGGTAATGAGTCCGATTGAAATCAAGGAAGTGCTCTATCAGTCAGTTGCATATGTCGGCATTGGAAAGACATTCGAACTCTTTGAAGTCACCAATGATGTTCTGGCTAAAAATGGTGTTGAATTGCCTTTAAAAAGCATATCGACCGTAAATAAGGAAAACCGTCATGAAAAGGGTTTGGAGATTCAGAAAAGGTATTTTGGCGATGAGGTTATTCAGTCAATGATTGATAATGCTCCTGAAGGCCAGGAAAGGTTCAATGATTTCCTTTCAGGTTACTGTTTCGGTGATTTCTACACAAGAGACGCTCTGGATGATAAGGACCGTGAAATGATTACCTTCTGCGTTTTGGCTACGTTGGGCGGTTGTGAAAATCAGTTGAGAGCTCATGTTGCGGCCAATTTAAATGTCGGCAATGATAAAGAGGTATTGATTGATGCATTAACCATTCTCTTGCCGTATATAGGCTTTCCAAGAACGCTGAATGCGTTGGCGATAATAAATGAATATTAA
- a CDS encoding indolepyruvate oxidoreductase subunit beta, producing MSYTIYICGVGGQGIIKTSVIIGEAAMNQGLDVVMSEIHGMSQRGGSVSTELKIGEFNSSIIPDTTADMLLSFEPIETIRGLHKVNKDSKIVYNTHPIVPSSSDMSYPSISGITSALKENFTHVLPIDATKLALDAGNILSLNMVLLGAVTADDKFPLSKDAVIDAMKNNLHERFHDLNLKAIENGYKSIKG from the coding sequence ATGAGCTATACTATTTACATCTGTGGCGTAGGAGGCCAGGGAATTATTAAAACCTCAGTAATTATCGGAGAAGCCGCAATGAATCAGGGTTTAGATGTGGTAATGAGTGAAATTCACGGAATGTCCCAGAGAGGCGGATCCGTTTCAACCGAGTTAAAGATAGGTGAATTCAACAGTTCAATCATTCCGGACACAACCGCAGACATGCTATTGTCCTTTGAACCTATCGAAACGATAAGGGGATTGCACAAGGTTAATAAGGACAGCAAAATCGTTTACAATACTCATCCGATTGTGCCGTCTTCAAGTGACATGAGCTATCCGAGCATTTCAGGCATTACAAGTGCCTTGAAAGAGAACTTTACTCATGTTTTACCTATTGATGCTACGAAACTGGCCTTGGATGCTGGAAATATCCTGTCATTGAACATGGTTCTTTTGGGAGCGGTAACTGCAGATGACAAATTCCCGTTATCCAAAGATGCGGTCATCGATGCAATGAAAAACAATCTGCATGAAAGGTTCCATGATTTGAATCTAAAAGCTATTGAGAATGGATATAAATCAATCAAGGGTTAA
- a CDS encoding symporter small accessory protein yields MMVFGIEDPWIWGVYVGIILSTLLCVVYGIVNWNKGD; encoded by the coding sequence ATGATGGTTTTTGGAATTGAAGACCCATGGATTTGGGGAGTATACGTTGGAATTATCTTATCCACGCTCTTATGTGTTGTTTATGGTATTGTAAACTGGAATAAAGGAGATTGA
- the tfrB gene encoding fumarate reductase (CoM/CoB) subunit TfrB has product MIKVYVSRFDAKKDSEPHMECYEIEKTPQMKVLDALQAINDKYDADISFRSSCRAGQCGSCGILFNGNGALACQKEIKDNARIEPLRMPVIKDLIVERSEIENKVKDLELNLHAKDNDELDESITKAETADTKKLRSCIECYSCLSSCPVVNFATAEFGGPYIMRYISKFESDPREDFNRLKESLDEGLYNCTSCGKCLAVCPKNINTFGDAIEKMRAIACSQNQGPLPEHVAFHDNIKETGRSVSVDGESFISQVDNYNGSKVALFTGCMLDNKLQKIGHSLLKVLEANDIKIDIPEGQVCCGSPLLRTGQTELVQGLVDKNKEVFKDYDAVITLCSGCGATLKNNHPQFGSKLNVMDISEFLVDKLDTEKMKDVNIKVTYHDPCHLARGQGIKDEPREIIEMVPGVEFEEMLYPCQCCGAGGGIKSGRPEIAMELSKAKAEMIKDTGADAVVTICPFCERNLQDGLDDMGEENVKVMHILELLEKAYE; this is encoded by the coding sequence ATGATTAAGGTTTATGTCTCCAGGTTCGACGCAAAAAAGGATAGCGAACCTCACATGGAGTGTTATGAAATTGAAAAAACCCCACAGATGAAGGTTTTGGATGCACTGCAGGCAATCAACGACAAGTATGATGCCGACATCAGCTTCAGAAGTTCCTGTAGGGCAGGACAATGCGGATCCTGTGGAATACTGTTTAACGGCAATGGCGCTCTTGCATGTCAAAAGGAAATAAAGGACAATGCAAGAATAGAGCCTTTAAGAATGCCCGTTATCAAGGATTTGATTGTCGAGAGAAGCGAAATAGAAAATAAGGTTAAAGACCTGGAATTAAATTTGCACGCTAAAGACAATGACGAACTGGACGAAAGCATAACGAAAGCAGAAACCGCCGATACCAAAAAGCTTAGAAGCTGCATTGAGTGCTATTCATGTCTTTCAAGCTGTCCTGTCGTTAACTTTGCAACTGCCGAGTTTGGCGGACCATACATAATGAGATACATATCCAAATTTGAATCAGACCCTCGTGAAGACTTTAATCGCTTGAAAGAAAGTTTGGATGAAGGATTATACAACTGTACCAGCTGCGGAAAATGTCTGGCGGTTTGTCCTAAAAACATTAATACCTTCGGCGATGCAATCGAAAAGATGAGAGCTATTGCATGCTCCCAAAATCAGGGCCCTCTGCCTGAACACGTTGCATTCCATGACAATATCAAGGAAACCGGAAGGTCCGTTTCAGTTGACGGTGAAAGCTTCATAAGTCAGGTTGACAACTACAACGGCTCGAAGGTTGCTTTGTTTACCGGCTGTATGCTGGATAATAAACTGCAGAAAATCGGCCACAGTTTACTGAAAGTTCTTGAAGCAAATGACATTAAAATTGATATTCCCGAAGGCCAGGTCTGCTGCGGTTCTCCGCTTTTAAGGACCGGACAGACTGAGCTTGTTCAGGGTTTGGTTGACAAAAACAAGGAAGTATTTAAAGATTATGATGCCGTTATCACCTTATGTTCCGGCTGCGGAGCAACCCTCAAGAACAATCATCCTCAATTCGGTTCAAAGCTCAACGTGATGGACATAAGCGAATTCCTTGTTGATAAGCTTGATACCGAGAAAATGAAAGACGTTAATATCAAGGTTACCTACCATGACCCATGTCACTTGGCAAGAGGCCAGGGAATTAAGGATGAACCCCGTGAAATCATCGAGATGGTTCCAGGCGTTGAATTCGAGGAAATGCTTTATCCATGCCAGTGCTGCGGTGCAGGAGGCGGAATAAAATCCGGAAGACCTGAAATCGCAATGGAGCTTTCAAAGGCAAAGGCCGAAATGATTAAAGACACCGGCGCCGATGCAGTAGTTACAATCTGTCCGTTCTGTGAAAGAAACCTTCAGGACGGCCTGGATGATATGGGCGAAGAGAACGTTAAGGTAATGCACATTTTAGAGTTATTGGAAAAAGCTTATGAATAA
- a CDS encoding phenylacetate--CoA ligase family protein, giving the protein MYWDEKAECMTKEEKEKVQLERLKKTVKLAYENVEFYKKRFDEIGLKPEDIKTLKDIEKIPFTTKSDLRQAYPLGLLAVPREEIVEIHASSGTTGKPTVTAYTQNDLEIWGECIARGLKMAGAEKDYIIQNAYGYGLFTGGFGIHHGGNKMGAITIPISAGNTQRQLDTMVDFQSDILTCTPSYAMYLGESREKAGIALEDINLKIGIHGAEMWTNEMRKRIEASLGIKTHNIYGLTEVMGPGVAQECDEQNGMHIQDDHFYPEIINPDTGETLEAGESGELVLTSLTKTGMPILRFRTKDLTSLIDEKCECGRTTVRMTRITGRSDDMLKIKGVMVFPSQIEKALLKVSGISPNYLIHVTRPDILDEVEVKVEASKELFSDEIRKMEQVEKQIQASIRSETGLRVDVTLCEPESLPRSEGKAVRVIDEREL; this is encoded by the coding sequence ATGTATTGGGATGAAAAAGCCGAATGTATGACAAAGGAAGAGAAAGAAAAGGTTCAGCTTGAAAGACTTAAAAAAACCGTTAAGCTGGCCTATGAAAACGTGGAATTCTATAAAAAGAGATTTGATGAAATAGGATTGAAACCTGAGGACATAAAAACCTTAAAGGACATTGAAAAAATACCGTTCACGACAAAAAGCGACCTGAGACAGGCCTACCCTCTCGGACTTCTGGCCGTTCCCAGAGAGGAGATTGTTGAAATCCACGCGTCATCCGGAACAACCGGAAAGCCTACCGTGACCGCATACACCCAAAACGACCTTGAAATATGGGGAGAATGCATTGCGCGAGGATTGAAAATGGCCGGTGCCGAAAAGGACTACATCATTCAAAACGCATACGGATATGGACTCTTCACAGGAGGATTCGGAATTCACCATGGCGGAAACAAGATGGGTGCAATTACAATACCGATTTCAGCCGGAAACACCCAAAGGCAGCTGGATACCATGGTTGACTTTCAAAGCGACATATTGACATGTACCCCATCTTACGCAATGTATCTGGGCGAATCCAGAGAAAAGGCCGGAATCGCTTTGGAAGACATTAATTTAAAAATTGGAATCCACGGAGCCGAAATGTGGACAAATGAAATGAGAAAAAGAATCGAAGCATCCCTTGGAATCAAAACCCACAACATCTATGGATTGACTGAAGTAATGGGGCCTGGAGTTGCACAGGAATGCGATGAACAGAACGGAATGCACATCCAGGACGATCATTTTTATCCTGAAATCATAAATCCCGACACCGGAGAAACCCTGGAAGCCGGCGAAAGCGGCGAACTGGTATTGACATCCCTTACGAAAACTGGAATGCCAATCTTAAGATTCAGAACTAAGGATTTGACATCATTGATTGATGAAAAATGTGAATGCGGAAGGACAACCGTCAGAATGACAAGAATCACTGGAAGAAGCGATGACATGCTCAAAATCAAAGGAGTTATGGTTTTCCCATCACAAATCGAAAAGGCATTGCTTAAGGTTAGTGGAATCAGCCCAAACTACCTGATACACGTCACAAGACCAGACATTCTTGATGAAGTGGAAGTTAAAGTCGAGGCGTCAAAGGAACTGTTCTCAGACGAAATAAGAAAAATGGAACAAGTGGAAAAGCAGATTCAGGCATCAATCAGATCAGAAACCGGATTGAGAGTGGATGTTACATTATGTGAACCTGAATCCCTCCCAAGAAGTGAAGGAAAAGCTGTTCGTGTAATCGATGAAAGAGAGTTATAA